The Methylomusa anaerophila genome has a segment encoding these proteins:
- a CDS encoding DUF2284 domain-containing protein, which yields MTPDFSELVQEALAYKADYAAIVKSEQIKFVADFRKACEQNSCGKYNKNWMCPPAVGPLEELKERAGRFRQGLLFQTVHTIKSSFDWKGMMAAAKIHDGVFRNILGVIKAKYNFAAILPLSAGACIFCDKCAYVEGEPCRFPEQALASVEAYGIDVMNLEKACGIPYYNGKNTVSYVGLILFNTNEL from the coding sequence ATGACGCCTGATTTTTCGGAACTAGTCCAGGAAGCTTTGGCGTACAAGGCTGATTATGCAGCTATCGTGAAGTCGGAGCAAATCAAGTTTGTTGCCGATTTTCGTAAAGCCTGTGAACAAAATAGCTGCGGCAAGTATAACAAAAACTGGATGTGTCCGCCGGCAGTCGGGCCCTTGGAGGAATTAAAGGAGCGAGCCGGCCGCTTTCGGCAGGGATTACTGTTTCAAACCGTCCACACAATTAAGAGTTCTTTTGACTGGAAAGGAATGATGGCGGCGGCGAAGATTCACGACGGTGTTTTTCGTAATATTCTCGGCGTAATCAAGGCCAAATATAATTTTGCGGCTATATTGCCTCTTAGCGCCGGAGCTTGCATATTTTGTGACAAGTGCGCGTATGTGGAGGGGGAGCCGTGCCGGTTTCCGGAGCAGGCGTTGGCCTCTGTCGAAGCTTACGGCATTGATGTCATGAATTTGGAGAAGGCCTGCGGCATTCCGTACTATAATGGGAAGAATACGGTTTCTTATGTTGGGCTTATCTTATTTAATACAAATGAATTATAG
- a CDS encoding ASKHA domain-containing protein, with protein sequence MNQLRQYNLTVEGKNQQLKCSATQTLLQSLIDGGIFPEANCGGRGTCGKCKIHVLEGQVANHQGQQVFPGDDGSYLACQVYPRENITIRLKKSGASLKGPINENFAGPGTLLVRKLVLTPEYPTVENHYSIQEMIWQAVKVQEPSLCISDNSLILNDPKILRQLSGIVETKPAIMTICLIGNQLVNVEIGDTAGELFGVAFDIGTTTVVGMLVDINAREVIATCSKTNPQSSFGADVISRIQASNEISGGLVKLAAIIRQCLNQIITELCAQAGILPAAIYAATIAGNSTMTSLLLEISPVTLVRKPYAALFKHLAPFLPAEIDLNINPCGRVRVLPAIASFVGSDTTAAILAVDQDVSTSPLLLVDLGTNGEMVIGDSHKLCACSTAAGPAFEGAHIRDGMRASAGAIANVAIDEDVRVEVIGNVRPSGICGSGIVKAVAELVAAGIIGPSGQFDKSMTEVLPLSIGRRLKNRDGKWEFVLVEGKDSATGADISVTQADIRQIQLVKSSICTGIQFLLEQIPVDTELKVCLAGAFGNYIDINSAITIGLFPGITRDSICSVGNAAGTGAIQALLYSDKLQRSIGIANKTGYLELAAQPSFQNIFLANLSFPEVV encoded by the coding sequence ATGAACCAACTGCGCCAATACAACCTTACAGTCGAAGGCAAGAATCAACAGCTTAAATGCTCGGCAACGCAGACGCTGCTGCAGTCGCTGATTGATGGGGGGATTTTTCCGGAGGCGAATTGCGGCGGCCGGGGTACTTGCGGTAAGTGCAAGATCCATGTGCTTGAAGGGCAGGTTGCCAATCATCAGGGACAGCAGGTATTTCCCGGCGATGATGGGAGTTATTTGGCATGCCAGGTTTATCCGCGGGAGAATATTACCATTCGACTGAAAAAATCCGGGGCAAGTCTCAAAGGGCCAATTAACGAGAATTTTGCCGGTCCGGGAACGCTTCTTGTGCGAAAACTAGTTCTCACTCCTGAGTATCCTACAGTAGAGAATCACTACTCAATACAAGAAATGATCTGGCAAGCCGTTAAGGTACAAGAACCATCCCTCTGCATTTCCGACAACTCCCTAATTCTTAATGACCCTAAGATCCTGCGTCAATTAAGCGGTATTGTTGAGACAAAACCGGCGATTATGACAATTTGCCTTATTGGCAATCAGCTTGTGAATGTGGAAATAGGCGACACAGCCGGTGAGTTATTCGGTGTGGCATTTGACATCGGCACTACTACGGTGGTTGGCATGTTGGTGGACATCAATGCGCGGGAAGTAATTGCCACTTGTTCAAAAACCAATCCGCAGTCGTCTTTTGGCGCGGATGTTATTTCGCGGATTCAAGCAAGCAATGAGATATCTGGCGGCTTGGTAAAATTAGCTGCGATTATCAGGCAGTGCCTGAACCAAATAATTACCGAGCTTTGCGCCCAGGCCGGAATTTTGCCGGCTGCAATATACGCCGCCACTATTGCCGGCAATTCAACTATGACTTCGTTATTATTGGAAATTTCACCGGTAACGCTGGTGCGTAAACCATACGCCGCTTTATTTAAGCACCTAGCACCCTTTTTACCGGCAGAGATTGATCTTAATATTAACCCCTGCGGCCGGGTCCGGGTTTTACCGGCTATTGCGAGTTTTGTCGGCTCTGATACTACAGCTGCTATTTTGGCTGTAGATCAGGATGTTTCGACAAGCCCGCTGCTTTTGGTGGATTTGGGAACAAACGGCGAGATGGTTATCGGCGACAGCCATAAGCTCTGCGCTTGTTCCACTGCAGCCGGTCCCGCATTTGAAGGCGCGCATATACGCGACGGCATGCGGGCGTCTGCCGGAGCTATTGCCAATGTTGCCATTGATGAGGATGTCAGGGTTGAGGTCATTGGTAATGTCAGGCCGAGCGGCATATGCGGATCAGGGATAGTTAAAGCCGTTGCCGAGCTTGTTGCAGCCGGCATAATCGGTCCGAGCGGACAATTTGACAAATCTATGACCGAAGTATTGCCTTTAAGTATTGGGCGAAGGCTGAAGAACCGCGACGGGAAGTGGGAATTTGTCCTGGTAGAAGGTAAAGATAGCGCCACCGGGGCGGATATCTCCGTTACTCAAGCCGATATCAGGCAAATTCAACTGGTTAAGTCGTCAATTTGTACAGGAATCCAGTTCCTGTTGGAACAGATACCTGTCGATACGGAATTAAAAGTTTGTCTTGCCGGTGCATTTGGCAATTATATTGACATTAACAGTGCCATAACCATCGGACTGTTTCCGGGTATTACCAGGGACTCAATCTGTTCCGTGGGTAACGCCGCCGGTACGGGAGCCATCCAGGCGTTGTTATATTCGGATAAACTGCAGCGCAGTATCGGTATTGCGAATAAAACCGGCTATCTGGAACTGGCGGCGCAACCTAGTTTTCAAAATATATTTTTAGCAAATCTTTCATTTCCTGAGGTGGTTTGA
- a CDS encoding GntR family transcriptional regulator translates to MKSRENLIPIYYRLADDIKQQIESGELKHGDLIPTEAQLGEKYGISRMTVRQGIGLLTEAGLIETVKGKGSFVTRPQLNQLVIDLKRTGAGNVVLKYKLLEVKLVRDKPDFISELGFAGNSKVIGVKRLVYKDDRPAAIEEKYLLYQKGSPLLETQLEYADFPELVAKHQDSVPVRNDMVISVDALSPEQAKLLETEQDMPALVIKQVIFSNEDKPLGISLMVCHKDRFTIQATSYPLSRRL, encoded by the coding sequence ATGAAAAGCCGAGAAAATCTAATACCCATATATTACCGTTTGGCTGATGATATTAAGCAGCAGATTGAATCAGGTGAATTAAAACATGGTGACCTGATTCCGACAGAGGCGCAATTGGGAGAAAAATATGGAATAAGCCGTATGACCGTAAGGCAGGGGATCGGACTTTTGACCGAAGCGGGGCTCATCGAGACGGTAAAAGGGAAAGGAAGCTTTGTTACCCGGCCGCAATTGAACCAGTTGGTTATTGATTTAAAAAGAACCGGTGCCGGTAATGTGGTGCTAAAGTATAAACTTCTGGAGGTTAAGCTTGTCCGGGATAAGCCTGACTTTATCAGCGAACTGGGTTTTGCCGGCAATTCGAAAGTGATTGGCGTAAAGCGGCTTGTCTACAAAGATGACCGCCCTGCAGCCATTGAAGAGAAGTATTTGCTGTATCAAAAGGGTAGTCCGTTGCTTGAAACCCAGTTAGAATATGCGGACTTTCCTGAATTGGTGGCTAAGCATCAGGACAGTGTGCCAGTCCGCAATGATATGGTAATATCAGTGGATGCGTTATCCCCTGAGCAGGCAAAGTTGCTGGAAACAGAACAGGATATGCCCGCACTGGTAATAAAACAAGTTATTTTTTCCAATGAAGATAAACCGCTTGGCATTTCTCTGATGGTTTGTCACAAGGACCGGTTCACGATACAGGCGACCTCATACCCGCTTTCAAGGAGGTTATGA
- a CDS encoding cobalamin B12-binding domain-containing protein, with product MLKVQKMLVGAMARLDDAMVLNLVKQGLQMGINPYVLLEEVRAGTERVGELYNKGEYFLSDLIMAAEIFKDVLEMVSKVSKGKNRTTPLVSPYSPVIFGTVENDIHDIGKNITIGILRYSGFSVWDLGVDVPAAAFVEAAKRCQSRIICLTGLITESYDSMKKTVQLLDEAGLRGRMTLIIGGLVNEVVRQYTGADYWSTDCRKVLELCRTISTGNEMKAQSL from the coding sequence ATGCTAAAGGTTCAGAAGATGCTTGTCGGCGCAATGGCCAGGTTGGATGACGCAATGGTGTTGAACCTGGTAAAACAGGGACTTCAAATGGGTATTAATCCTTATGTATTGCTCGAAGAAGTCCGGGCCGGCACTGAAAGGGTGGGAGAGTTATACAATAAGGGGGAGTATTTTTTATCCGATCTGATAATGGCGGCGGAGATTTTCAAGGATGTTTTGGAAATGGTTAGTAAAGTTAGTAAAGGCAAAAACAGAACAACACCGCTGGTATCACCGTATTCGCCCGTCATTTTCGGTACGGTGGAAAATGATATCCATGACATTGGCAAAAATATTACCATTGGGATTCTTCGTTACAGCGGTTTTTCCGTCTGGGATTTAGGAGTGGACGTGCCGGCGGCTGCTTTTGTGGAGGCGGCAAAGCGGTGCCAAAGCCGGATAATTTGCCTGACCGGGTTAATTACCGAATCATACGATTCTATGAAGAAAACCGTCCAGTTACTGGACGAGGCGGGATTGCGCGGGCGGATGACTTTGATTATCGGCGGCTTGGTAAACGAGGTAGTCCGTCAATATACAGGAGCCGACTATTGGTCTACCGATTGCCGGAAAGTTTTGGAATTGTGCAGGACCATATCAACCGGCAACGAGATGAAAGCGCAATCATTATAA
- a CDS encoding DUF1638 domain-containing protein yields MGTVILACQTLQDELKMAIRETGVDFPVYYIESGLHNTPELLHQRIQDEINRIDNVGIIILVFGYCGNSLLGIKSETATLVIPRVDDCIPLLLGSSEARKTISKEMGTYFLTKGWIDNENNMLQEFERCVRRYGHIRALKAMKIMLAHYKRIMLIDTGAYPVESVAPETRDFAGKLGMRHEVAPGSPRLLHKLLQGLWDEEFHVLTPGRTLTMNDICCGDDEQRSQLRLVVK; encoded by the coding sequence TTGGGAACAGTAATTTTGGCTTGCCAAACACTCCAGGACGAGCTTAAGATGGCAATTCGGGAAACCGGCGTAGATTTTCCCGTTTATTATATTGAATCCGGATTACACAATACGCCCGAGTTATTGCATCAAAGAATCCAGGATGAAATCAACAGAATCGATAATGTGGGGATAATAATACTGGTTTTCGGGTATTGCGGCAACAGTTTGCTTGGGATTAAATCCGAGACGGCTACATTGGTTATTCCCAGAGTTGACGACTGTATACCGTTACTCTTGGGTTCGAGTGAAGCGCGAAAAACAATTTCCAAGGAAATGGGCACTTACTTTTTAACCAAAGGCTGGATAGACAATGAGAATAACATGCTGCAGGAGTTCGAGCGGTGCGTCCGGCGCTACGGGCATATCCGCGCTTTAAAGGCGATGAAAATTATGTTGGCGCACTATAAACGGATTATGCTTATAGACACTGGGGCATATCCTGTTGAAAGCGTGGCGCCGGAGACGCGGGATTTCGCCGGCAAGCTTGGCATGCGCCATGAAGTGGCGCCCGGTTCACCGCGCTTATTGCACAAGCTGCTGCAAGGACTATGGGATGAAGAGTTTCATGTGCTTACACCAGGCCGGACACTTACAATGAACGATATCTGCTGCGGCGACGATGAACAGCGGAGCCAATTGCGGCTGGTTGTAAAATAG
- a CDS encoding methyltetrahydrofolate cobalamin methyltransferase: MLIIGELINTSRKAVREAVEARNAQYIQEVAKAQEVAGADYLDVNCGTMVGQEIECMEWLVNTINEVTDLPLCIDSPDENALRAGLVLAKTGNGKRMINSTTAEEKRYKAVIPLVKEFDAKIVALCIEDAGMPETAEDRLRIASKLVDDMEKEGIAQDDIYLDPLIKPLSTNDKYGKSVLDAIYDIKKKYPAVHLTCGLSNISYGLPNRAVLNRLFVVQTMTVGMDGYILNPTDKAMMGVVYASQALMGDDRFCSKYLKAHRKGLYE, translated from the coding sequence ATGCTAATAATTGGAGAGCTAATTAACACGAGCCGGAAAGCCGTCAGAGAGGCTGTCGAAGCCCGGAATGCCCAATATATCCAGGAGGTAGCCAAAGCGCAAGAAGTGGCCGGGGCCGATTATCTGGATGTCAATTGCGGTACCATGGTCGGTCAGGAAATCGAATGCATGGAATGGCTGGTCAATACCATCAATGAGGTGACTGATCTGCCGCTATGCATTGACAGTCCGGATGAAAATGCCCTAAGAGCCGGACTGGTTCTGGCAAAGACCGGCAACGGCAAAAGAATGATCAACTCGACTACTGCGGAAGAAAAACGCTATAAAGCCGTGATTCCGCTGGTAAAAGAATTTGATGCCAAGATTGTCGCGCTGTGCATCGAAGATGCCGGTATGCCGGAAACGGCGGAAGACCGGCTGCGGATTGCCAGCAAGCTGGTCGACGATATGGAAAAAGAAGGGATTGCTCAGGATGATATCTACCTAGACCCGCTGATAAAACCGTTAAGTACCAATGATAAGTACGGCAAGTCGGTGTTGGATGCAATCTATGATATTAAGAAAAAATACCCGGCCGTGCATTTGACCTGTGGCTTGAGCAATATATCTTACGGTTTGCCTAACCGGGCGGTTCTCAACCGACTGTTTGTCGTACAAACCATGACCGTGGGGATGGACGGTTATATCTTAAACCCCACCGACAAGGCCATGATGGGTGTTGTCTATGCGTCCCAGGCATTAATGGGCGATGACAGATTCTGCAGCAAATACCTGAAAGCCCACAGAAAAGGACTTTACGAATAA
- a CDS encoding cobalamin B12-binding domain-containing protein produces MSKIDLVKAVTELEEDLVLEGVKEQSAAGVAPVEILAQLQQGMEGVGKLYEAGDYYLSELIMSAEVFSNAAKLLDGALNADGDNNKIGTVLLGTVKDDIHDIGKNIVSTILSCNGFKVVDVGVDVPIETFIEEIKKSNPQVVGLFCLLTTAFDVMKETVAAIKASGATVTVLVGGGPVDESVAKWSNADGYCKNAYDAVEMSKKAVGAN; encoded by the coding sequence ATGTCAAAAATTGATCTTGTTAAAGCGGTAACCGAACTGGAAGAAGATTTAGTCTTGGAAGGAGTTAAAGAACAAAGTGCGGCCGGGGTAGCTCCCGTCGAAATCCTGGCCCAATTGCAGCAAGGTATGGAAGGGGTAGGAAAATTATATGAGGCGGGCGATTATTACCTGTCCGAGCTTATCATGTCCGCCGAGGTGTTTTCCAATGCCGCGAAACTTTTAGATGGCGCCCTGAATGCCGACGGCGATAATAATAAGATCGGCACTGTATTGTTAGGCACAGTCAAGGACGACATTCATGATATCGGCAAAAACATTGTTTCCACAATATTAAGCTGCAATGGCTTCAAAGTAGTTGACGTAGGCGTTGACGTACCGATTGAGACCTTTATCGAAGAAATCAAGAAGAGTAATCCGCAGGTAGTTGGCCTGTTCTGCCTGCTGACTACTGCCTTTGATGTCATGAAAGAGACCGTGGCGGCCATTAAGGCTTCCGGTGCAACCGTAACCGTGTTAGTGGGCGGCGGTCCGGTCGATGAAAGTGTTGCCAAATGGAGCAACGCCGATGGATATTGTAAAAACGCCTATGACGCTGTGGAAATGTCCAAGAAAGCAGTTGGCGCAAACTAA